The nucleotide window GAGCCTGGCATTGCCCAGGACCTCCGCCAACCCCCCTCCTCCCCCACCTTTGGGCCAGGGAACCCCCGGCGGGGTGTTCCGTACCCCCAGGTGGATGAGGAGAGCCACCAGGACCACCACGCCTGCACCCAGCAGGAAAACCCCGCGCCAGCCTAGGACTTCCTTCATCAAGGCTAAGGGGGTGGCGGCCAAAAGCCCTCCCGTGGCCCCTAGACCCACGAGAAGGGTGGAGACGGTGGCGTAGGTTTTGGGAAACCACAGGCTAAAGGCCTTCAAGGAACCCATGAGGGCCGCGGCCATCCCCATGCCGATGAGGGCCCGGCCCAGGGCCAGGACGGGAAAGCTTTGCGCCAGGCCAAAGACCAGGCTTCCCAAAGCGGCCAAAAGGAGGAGGGCCGGGGTGATGAGCCTCGGGCCATACCGGTCTAGAAGGCCACCTAAGGGTAGTTGGACTGCGGCGAAGGAGAGATAAAAGAGGCTGGTCATGAAGCCGAGTTCCGCCGGACTTAGGCCCAGGTCCTGGGAGAGGTCCTGGGAGAGGACCGCGTTGGCCGAGCGGTAGAAGTAGGAGAGGAAGTAGCCCAGGGTAAAGAGGAAGAAAACCCGCGCTGCCATATCACCTCCGGTTCAGGGCGACCCCGAGGAGGATGAGGGTGCCGCCCAAGAGGGCCTCGAGGCTCAGGGGCTCCCCCGCCAGGGGCCAGGCGAAAAGCGCCCCCGCCACCGGCTCCAGCATGGCGATGAGGGTTGCCTTGCGGGCGGGTACCGTGCGCACCCCAAGGAGGAAAAGGCCAAAGGGCACCACCGTGCCCAAGACCACCAGATAGCCCACCGCCCCCCAGTCCCCAGGCCTTAGGGCCAGTATCTGGGACAGGTGGGTCAAGAGTACCGGTAGGGAAAGGAGGCTTCCCACCCCTGTGGCCACGCCTAGGCTCACCAGGGGCGGGGTTTTTAGCCCCTGGGAAAAGGCCGCATAAAGGGCGAAGGAAAGGGCGGAAAGGAGTCCATAAGCCACCCCCACGGGGCTTGCCGCGAAACCCTTGGACCCCACCACCAGCACATAGGCCCCCAAAAGGGCTAGGGCCACGCCCAAAAGCGCCTTGCCGGGAAGCCTTTCCCTCCTTAGGAGGGCGTAGAGGGTGAGGAGGGCCGGGGCCAGGTACTGGAGGAAGATTCCCGTGGCCACGGTGGTGGCGTGGATGGCCAGGTAGTAAAAGGCCTGGGCTCCGGAAAGGGCCAGGCCCACTTGAACAAGCCTAGGCCACTCCGTGGCGGCCGGGGGGAAGCGAAGCACCAGGGGAAGGAGCAGGAGGAAGCTGAGGAGAAAGCGCAAGGGAATGAGGACCGAAGGGGGGATCTCTCCCATGAACCGCCCGGCCAGGGCCCCACCCAGGCCCCAGAGGAGGGCGGCTAAGGCGATGTGGATCACCTACGCCCTCCCACCACGGCCATCCCCACCCCTATCAAGAGGACTAGGGCCCCCAGGAGCACGGGAATCCCAGGAAGCTCCCCAAAGAGGAGGAAGGCTAGGAGGCTTGCCCCCACCGGCTCAAAGAGGATGGCTAAGGTGACCAGGACCGGGGGGATGTACCGGGTGGCCCAGTTGAAGCTGGTGTGCCCCACCAGTTGCGGCAGGAGGGCCATGAGGAGGATGTAGCCGTAGACCGCAGGCGGGTAGTCCCCATAGCCACCCCCAAAGAGGTAGGGGAGGGGAAGGAGGAGGA belongs to Thermus albus and includes:
- a CDS encoding MFS transporter codes for the protein MAARVFFLFTLGYFLSYFYRSANAVLSQDLSQDLGLSPAELGFMTSLFYLSFAAVQLPLGGLLDRYGPRLITPALLLLAALGSLVFGLAQSFPVLALGRALIGMGMAAALMGSLKAFSLWFPKTYATVSTLLVGLGATGGLLAATPLALMKEVLGWRGVFLLGAGVVVLVALLIHLGVRNTPPGVPWPKGGGGGGLAEVLGNARLLRVAFLALAFAGSFLALQTLWAGAYAYALGLGTVEVGNLLLLYSGGAVLGFLVSGYLADRLGTARVLVGAAFLFALGLALSLLKLLAVAYPLMGFFGAFNILTLTQARELVPPHLVGRGTTLVNLFGIGGTFLLQWGVGVAVATLGYGFAFAGLLGLLFLALLLYRPLLGLGKTLG
- a CDS encoding EamA family transporter, whose amino-acid sequence is MIHIALAALLWGLGGALAGRFMGEIPPSVLIPLRFLLSFLLLLPLVLRFPPAATEWPRLVQVGLALSGAQAFYYLAIHATTVATGIFLQYLAPALLTLYALLRRERLPGKALLGVALALLGAYVLVVGSKGFAASPVGVAYGLLSALSFALYAAFSQGLKTPPLVSLGVATGVGSLLSLPVLLTHLSQILALRPGDWGAVGYLVVLGTVVPFGLFLLGVRTVPARKATLIAMLEPVAGALFAWPLAGEPLSLEALLGGTLILLGVALNRR